In one window of Serinus canaria isolate serCan28SL12 chromosome 18, serCan2020, whole genome shotgun sequence DNA:
- the SOX9 gene encoding transcription factor SOX-9 yields the protein MNLLDPFMKMTEEQDKCISDAPSPTMSDDSAGSPCPSGSGSDTENTRPQENTFPKGDPDLKKENDEDKFPVCIREAVSQVLKGYDWTLVPMPVRVNGSSKNKPHVKRPMNAFMVWAQAARRKLADQYPHLHNAELSKTLGKLWRLLNESEKRPFVEEAERLRVQHKKDHPDYKYQPRRRKSVKNGQAEQEEGAEQTHISPNAIFKALQADSPQSSSSISEVHSPGEHSGQSQGPPTPPTTPKTDAQPGKQDLKREGRSLGEGGRQPPHIDFRDVDIGELSSDVISNIETFDVNEFDQYLPPNGHPGQVTYTGTYGISGAAGVWMSKQQQQQQQQPPAAQLPALSAEQGPQQQQQQQQQRTHIKTEQLSPSHYSEQQQHSPQQQQQQQQLSYSSFNLQHYSSSYPSISRAQYEYGEHQGSSGSYYSHAGQGAGLYSTFSYMSPAQRPMYTPIADTAGVPSIPQTHSPQHWEQPVYTQLTRP from the exons ATGAATCTCCTCGACCCTTTCATGAAAATGACAGAAGAACAGGACAAATGTATCTCCGacgcccccagccccaccatgTCGGATGACTCCGCCGggtccccctgcccctctggaTCCGGCTCGGACACGGAGAACACCAGACCCCAAGAGAACACCTTCCCCAAGGGCGACCCGGACCTGAAGAAGGAGAACGACGAGGACAAGTTCCCGGTGTGCATCCGGGAGGCGGTGAGCCAGGTGTTGAAGGGCTACGACTGGACCCTGGTGCCGATGCCGGTGCGGGTGAACGGCTCCAGCAAGAACAAGCCGCACGTCAAGAGACCCATGAACGCCTTCATGGTGTGGGCGCAGGCGGCCCGCAGGAAGCTGGCGGACCAGTACCCGCATCTGCACAACGCCGAGCTCAGCAAGACCCTGGGCAAGCTCTGGAG gCTGCTGAACGAGAGCGAGAAGCGCCCGTTCGTGGAGGAGGCCGAGCGGCTGCGGGTGCAGCACAAGAAGGACCACCCCGACTACAAGTACCAGCCCCGGCGGAGGAAGTCGGTGAAGAACGGGCAGGCGGAGCAGGAGGAGGGCGCCGAGCAGACCCACATCTCCCCCAACGCCATCTTCAAGGCGCTGCAGGCGGACTCGCCCCAGTCCTCCTCCAGCATCAGCGAGGTGCACTCGCCCGGGGAGCACTCGG gcCAGTCCCAGGGGCCCCCCACgccccccaccacccccaaGACGGACGCCCAGCCGGGCAAGCAGGACCTGAAGCGCGAGGGCCGCTCGCTGGGCGAGGGCGGCCGGCAGCCGCCGCACATCGACTTCCGCGACGTGGACATCGGCGAGCTCAGCAGCGACGTCATCTCCAACATCGAGACCTTCGACGTCAACGAGTTCGACCAGTACCTGCCCCCCAACGGGCACCCCGGCCAGGTCACCTACACGGGCACCTACGGCATCAGCGGCGCCGCGGGTGTCTGGATgtccaagcagcagcagcagcagcagcagcagccgccaGCGGCGCAGCTGCCGGCGCTGAGCGCCGAGCAGGGCCcccagcagcaacagcagcagcagcagcaaaggacCCACATCAAGACggagcagctgagccccagccacTACAgcgagcagcagcagcactccccgcagcagcagcagcagcagcagcagctgagctaCAGCTCCTTCAACCTGCAGCACTACAGCTCGTCCTACCCCAGCATCAGCCGCGCTCAGTACGAGTACGGCGAGCACCAGGGCTCCTCGGGCTCCTACTACAGCCACGCCGGGCAGGGCGCAGGGCTCTACTCCACCTTCAGCTACATGAGCCCGGCGCAGCGCCCCATGTACACCCCCATCGCCGACACGGCGGGCGTGCCCTCCATCCCGCAGACGCACAGCCcgcagcactgggagcagcccgTCTACACGCAGCTCACCCGGCCCTAA
- the LOC108962649 gene encoding uncharacterized protein LOC108962649, producing MPVLHPGSQTQSRIPAPHPGSLSWFPITVPHAGSPSRFPIPVPNPGSLSRSRIPAWSRARGRSGLFPPPLHRNKSFAERIRPGTAGPGLPGVICGDRGYFPGHKPSGAAGRAWLEPPAALPCGSASPRGSPCTPVQVGRKHIPAFQEKDLVGAAQKAAPLPTSLLPALLGAFLGQKPPSSAPSPQPSPEFFTATRALKFPSLFHSQPLCGRTILGQRPPPCPVAIVAVTLARGGFKDIQAKSGRRLFRSQLEPKPEQNVPGEEQNPVTADCPPALLLLIGSTGTIGEGQGWNGKGQNWGIFPPADPSAGRGCACPELLGAGRAGTINKNTEGTSTEEFLAG from the exons ATGCCGGTTCTCCATCCCGGTTCCCAAACCCAATCCCGGATCCCGGCTCCTCATCCCGGTTCCTTATCCTGGTTCCCCATTACGGTTCCTCATGCCGGTTCTCCATCCCGGTTCCCTATCCCAGTCCCGAATCCCGGTTCCCTATCCCGGTCCCGCATCCCGGCCTGGAGCCGTGCCCGGGGAAGGAGCGgcctcttccctccccctctgcacagaaataaaagttttgcCGAGCGGATCAGGCCTGGCACGGcagggccggggctgcccggggtTATCTGTGGTGACCGCGGGTATTTCCCGGGACACAAACCTTCCGGGGCTGCGGGAAGGGCCTGGCTGGAGCCGCCAGCCGCTCTCCCGTGCGGCTCCGCATCACCCCGGGGCTCTCCCTGCACCCCCGTCCAGGTGGGCAGGAAACACATCCCGGCTTTTCAGGAGAAGGATTTGGTGGGAGCTGCCCAAAAAGCTGCgccccttcccacctccctcctgcccGCGCTCCTCGGCGCCTTTCTGGGGCAGAAACCTCCgagctctgctccttccccacagccGAGCCCAGAATTTTTCACCGCGACTCGAGCGTTAAAGTTTCCCTCGCTGTTTCATTCGCAGCCTTTGTGCGGCCGGACCATCCTGGGGCAGCGGCCGCCGCCGTGCCCTGTCGCGATTGTCGCCGTTACCCTGGCCAGGGGGGGCTTCAAG GATATCCAAGCAAAATCGGGCAGGAGGTTGTTCCGATCTCAGCTGGAGCCAAAACCCGAACAAAATGtacctggagaggagcagaaccCGGTGACAGCAGATTGTCCcccggccctgctgctgctgattgGCAGCACGGGGACAATTGGGGAGGGTCAGGGATGGAACGGGAAGGGTCAGAATTGGGgcatttttccccctgcagaTCCAtctgctggcaggggctgtgcctgcccggagctgctgggggctggacGGGCTGGAACAATAAACAAGA